One stretch of Candidatus Dependentiae bacterium DNA includes these proteins:
- the truA gene encoding tRNA pseudouridine(38-40) synthase TruA produces MKTYKITVAYDGTNYYGWQIQPSAATVAQALQTSFTRTFNHPITLLGASRTDTGVHALGQIARVRTSLAIGPDQILKAWNSALPNDIRIRSLVPIDDNFNPCSNVFEKTYWYTLFLKPPLPFVARYGWYYPFMDRVDLGKFQDILKLYVGTHDFASFCKRDGERTTIRTINSITVKKLSRWNMVHIAIKGPSFLRFQIRRMIGYALDIAQQPKVPVDYIKAMLDNPNPQQTLVKADGSGLCLRKVIYLNELNNEQRTF; encoded by the coding sequence ATGAAAACATATAAAATTACCGTTGCTTATGACGGAACAAATTACTACGGGTGGCAAATACAACCATCAGCCGCGACCGTTGCCCAGGCACTTCAGACCTCTTTTACGCGAACATTTAATCACCCTATAACTCTTTTGGGGGCCTCTCGAACTGATACCGGTGTTCATGCGTTAGGACAAATTGCGCGGGTAAGAACATCGCTTGCTATCGGCCCAGATCAAATTTTGAAAGCTTGGAATAGCGCCCTGCCAAATGATATCCGAATCAGATCACTTGTTCCAATTGATGATAACTTTAATCCATGCTCAAATGTATTTGAAAAAACTTATTGGTACACGCTTTTTCTTAAACCGCCACTTCCTTTTGTAGCTCGCTACGGATGGTACTATCCATTTATGGACAGAGTTGATTTGGGAAAATTTCAAGACATTTTAAAGCTGTACGTTGGAACACATGATTTCGCATCATTTTGCAAAAGAGACGGTGAAAGAACAACCATAAGAACCATCAACAGCATCACCGTAAAAAAATTATCTCGCTGGAACATGGTCCACATCGCCATAAAAGGGCCATCATTTTTACGTTTTCAAATCAGACGAATGATTGGATATGCACTTGATATTGCACAACAACCAAAAGTCCCGGTAGACTATATCAAAGCGATGCTTGATAACCCTAACCCCCAACAAACATTGGTCAAAGCTGATGGCTCGGGACTCTGTTTGCGAAAAGTGATATACCTCAATGAACTTAACAATGAGCAAAGAACTTTTTAA
- a CDS encoding phosphatidate cytidylyltransferase: protein MNLTMSKELFKRTITSVILISCLGGAYLHSTTLYSALLIALDLMIFNFELPNLFPINSLKRFALGIIYPGISIVCLILLNEVYRVENMILPLYPFFIAWSADTCGYFVGKAIGRHKMCPTISPGKSWEGFGGSILGVLAVHIFLSPVLINTPFSLSIGWVKIALLTVIMTTIAFLGGLMLSFLKRKQGLKDAGNVLPGHGGFLDRFDSVFFVAPATWLTLLLAQFLST, encoded by the coding sequence ATGAACTTAACAATGAGCAAAGAACTTTTTAAACGTACTATTACTTCAGTTATTCTGATCAGCTGCCTTGGTGGAGCCTATCTCCATTCAACAACACTCTATAGCGCTCTTTTGATAGCGCTTGATTTAATGATTTTCAACTTTGAACTCCCCAATCTTTTTCCAATAAACAGCCTCAAGCGTTTTGCTTTAGGTATTATCTATCCAGGAATATCAATAGTATGCTTAATTTTACTCAACGAAGTTTATAGAGTTGAAAATATGATACTTCCGCTCTACCCATTTTTCATTGCTTGGAGCGCTGACACCTGCGGCTACTTTGTTGGCAAAGCAATTGGACGGCACAAAATGTGCCCAACAATCAGCCCGGGCAAAAGCTGGGAGGGATTTGGAGGAAGCATTTTAGGTGTTCTTGCCGTGCACATCTTTCTTTCCCCGGTCCTTATCAATACACCATTTTCATTAAGTATTGGATGGGTAAAAATAGCCCTATTGACTGTAATTATGACAACCATCGCATTTCTTGGTGGCCTCATGCTTTCATTCCTTAAGCGCAAGCAGGGCTTAAAAGACGCTGGAAATGTTCTTCCCGGACATGGTGGTTTTCTTGATCGATTTGATTCTGTTTTTTTTGTTGCACCTGCAACATGGCTTACTCTTTTATTGGCACAATTTTTGTCAACATAA
- a CDS encoding RNA-binding protein, translating to MKRIYVGNLPATVSDQELQNLFTSYGSVKTAHVIKDKLSGESRGFGFVEMSEDMDGENAITGLNGFEVQGQRLRVSEARPRREFGNGGGERRFGGGGYRRDGGRGGDQRGGDRRGGFGNDRGFGRSSDGGSSRF from the coding sequence ATGAAAAGAATTTACGTTGGCAATTTACCTGCAACAGTTTCAGACCAAGAACTTCAAAACCTTTTTACCTCATACGGCTCAGTTAAAACAGCTCACGTCATCAAAGACAAATTGAGCGGCGAGTCTCGTGGTTTTGGCTTCGTTGAAATGAGCGAAGACATGGACGGCGAAAACGCTATCACTGGTTTGAACGGCTTTGAAGTTCAAGGACAAAGATTGCGCGTAAGCGAAGCTCGTCCACGTCGTGAATTTGGTAATGGCGGCGGAGAACGTCGTTTCGGCGGTGGCGGATACCGTCGTGATGGTGGACGTGGCGGAGACCAACGCGGCGGCGATCGTCGTGGCGGCTTTGGCAACGACCGTGGTTTCGGCAGATCATCCGATGGCGGATCATCCCGATTCTAA
- the acs gene encoding acetate--CoA ligase: protein MVNNSSLSTSTSISLKNQADREMFWEQQAEKLPWFKRWTKALNWTEPFAHWFVDGQINASYACLDVHIKNGLQEKIAFYWEDECGNNRTVTYGQLFLMTNKYASIMRDAGVKKGDVVIVYLPMTPEAAAAMLAITRLGATLSVVFSGFSAAALQDRIGDAQAKFIFTADVVYRKGRSINLKQIVDQALEVPCTIEKVFVLKRLEQELALTQGRDLVVNDLYEQAADFVEPVSVESNHPLFILYTSGTTGKPKGITHSTGGYLTYVYATIKWAFNVQEDSIYWCTADIGWITGHSYVIYGPLMHGISSVMYEGAPDFPAPDQWWKLIANYKITIFYTSPTALRMFKRYDVEYITKHDLSSLKILGSVGEPINPEVWQWYYDVIGGKRCPVIDTWWQTETGGFMIAPTAGLDLVDLKPGSATKPMPLIDADVIDEFGNSVPAGTKGFLVVKNPWPGMAIGLYKAPERFKAVYWERFKGMYYSGDYAIKDKNGYFWLLGRADEVLNIAGHRIGTAEIESATVAVPAIAEAAAIGVSHPITGEGVVIFAIVRQGFTSSVDLEREIIQSTRAHIGSFIMPCGIYFVDSLPKTRSGKIMRRVLRAVLEGLPVGDVTTLENEASVDEVKRVYQQLQLLLSKKNNSNSCSAA from the coding sequence CTGGACCAAGGCTTTGAATTGGACGGAGCCTTTTGCGCACTGGTTTGTTGATGGGCAGATTAATGCCTCATATGCCTGTCTTGACGTGCATATCAAAAATGGACTTCAAGAAAAAATAGCATTTTATTGGGAAGATGAGTGCGGTAATAATCGTACCGTGACCTATGGGCAATTATTTTTGATGACCAATAAATACGCATCGATTATGCGCGATGCTGGGGTTAAAAAAGGTGATGTAGTTATTGTCTATCTTCCCATGACGCCAGAGGCTGCTGCTGCAATGCTTGCAATTACTCGCCTTGGCGCTACCCTGTCGGTTGTATTTTCTGGTTTTAGTGCAGCAGCACTGCAAGATCGCATTGGTGATGCGCAAGCAAAATTTATTTTTACAGCAGATGTAGTCTATCGAAAAGGGCGCTCCATAAATCTCAAGCAGATTGTAGACCAAGCGCTTGAAGTGCCCTGTACCATCGAGAAAGTTTTTGTTCTTAAGCGTCTCGAGCAGGAGCTTGCATTGACGCAAGGGCGCGATCTGGTTGTGAATGACCTGTACGAGCAGGCTGCAGATTTTGTAGAGCCTGTGTCTGTCGAGTCAAATCATCCGCTTTTTATTTTGTATACCTCAGGGACAACCGGTAAGCCTAAAGGAATTACTCATTCAACTGGCGGCTATTTGACCTACGTTTATGCGACGATCAAGTGGGCATTTAATGTGCAAGAAGATTCAATTTATTGGTGTACAGCAGATATTGGCTGGATTACCGGGCATTCATACGTAATTTATGGCCCTCTGATGCATGGTATTTCAAGTGTGATGTATGAGGGGGCGCCAGATTTTCCAGCGCCAGATCAGTGGTGGAAGCTAATTGCAAACTACAAAATAACCATCTTTTATACCTCACCAACAGCGCTGCGTATGTTTAAACGTTATGACGTTGAGTACATTACTAAGCATGATTTGAGCAGCCTTAAAATTTTAGGATCAGTTGGTGAGCCAATTAATCCAGAAGTATGGCAGTGGTATTACGATGTTATTGGTGGCAAGCGCTGTCCGGTTATTGATACGTGGTGGCAGACTGAAACGGGCGGATTTATGATTGCACCAACTGCAGGGCTTGATTTGGTTGATCTTAAGCCCGGTTCTGCAACCAAGCCAATGCCGTTGATTGATGCTGATGTTATTGATGAGTTTGGAAATTCAGTACCAGCAGGCACAAAGGGTTTTTTGGTTGTGAAAAATCCATGGCCTGGTATGGCGATTGGATTGTACAAAGCCCCAGAGCGCTTTAAGGCAGTTTACTGGGAGCGCTTTAAGGGAATGTACTATTCTGGTGACTATGCAATTAAGGATAAGAACGGTTATTTTTGGTTGCTTGGACGTGCTGATGAAGTATTAAATATTGCGGGGCATCGCATTGGAACGGCTGAAATTGAAAGCGCTACCGTGGCAGTCCCTGCGATTGCCGAAGCTGCAGCAATTGGAGTTTCTCACCCTATTACAGGTGAAGGTGTTGTTATCTTTGCTATTGTGCGCCAAGGATTTACTTCAAGTGTTGATCTTGAACGCGAAATTATTCAAAGTACGAGAGCTCATATCGGCTCGTTTATCATGCCTTGTGGGATTTATTTTGTTGATAGTTTACCAAAAACTCGTTCTGGTAAAATAATGCGTCGAGTTTTACGTGCAGTCCTTGAGGGGCTTCCTGTTGGTGATGTAACGACGCTTGAAAATGAAGCTTCTGTTGATGAAGTGAAAAGAGTTTATCAACAATTACAACTTCTTCTGAGTAAAAAAAACAATAGTAACTCCTGCTCTGCAGCATAA